A genomic segment from Chitinophaga niabensis encodes:
- the nuoL gene encoding NADH-quinone oxidoreductase subunit L — protein sequence MQWIYLIPALPFLGALILILFSGRIGKMGVSLIGCGSIGLAALITCIAGVQFISGNVQSFVLPLWNWMQIGDFHAGITLNLDPLSLAFTFVITFVGFLIHVYSTGYMADDPDFSRFFACMNLFVGAMLMLVLADNLLLLYFGWEGVGLCSYLLIGFWYKDPANGAAARKAFIVTRVGDTAMAIALFMLVQHTGSLQLSTVLAKASVLWTTGDSTVVIIAFLLLGGAVGKSAQLPLQTWLPDAMAGPTPVSALIHAATMVTAGVYLIARTNVLFTLSPAAQATVAIIGAVTLLLAGCSAFVQTDIKRVLAYSTISQIGYMFLALGVGAWSAAIFHFITHAFFKALLFMSAGAIIVALHHEQDMFKMGGLRKTLRGVFIVFLIGSASLAALPFVTAGFYSKDQIVWLAWTSAQGHEAYWLAALIGAFITAMYTFRMVFLVFYGTEKTHVHHHPGNNMMIPLYILAALSTLAGFIELPHTLGHLTLLSDFLAPVLPAAAVHHGSTALEWVSQGIAALLSFGGIYLVWRILPVPFPDGLKQFWKNGWGFDAAYNGVFVKPFVYLARINRRDIIDKLYTGLATITRSFHRMMSATQSGILRWYIMGIVMGAVVILSVIIWRQYAV from the coding sequence ATGCAATGGATCTACCTGATACCGGCACTCCCTTTCCTGGGTGCATTGATCCTGATCCTCTTCTCAGGAAGGATCGGTAAAATGGGCGTATCGCTGATCGGATGCGGCAGTATAGGTCTGGCTGCATTGATCACCTGTATAGCAGGCGTGCAGTTCATTTCCGGAAATGTGCAAAGCTTTGTGCTGCCTTTGTGGAACTGGATGCAGATAGGAGATTTTCATGCAGGCATCACTTTGAACCTCGATCCTTTATCCCTTGCCTTCACTTTTGTGATCACCTTTGTAGGGTTTCTCATTCATGTATATTCCACCGGTTATATGGCAGACGATCCGGATTTCTCCCGCTTCTTTGCCTGTATGAACCTCTTTGTTGGCGCTATGCTCATGCTGGTGCTGGCAGATAATCTTTTGCTCCTGTATTTTGGATGGGAAGGTGTGGGCCTTTGCAGTTACCTCCTGATCGGGTTCTGGTATAAAGACCCTGCCAATGGCGCCGCTGCCCGCAAAGCCTTTATTGTAACAAGGGTAGGAGATACCGCAATGGCCATTGCATTATTCATGCTGGTACAACATACCGGCAGTTTGCAGCTCAGCACTGTATTAGCTAAAGCTTCCGTACTCTGGACGACAGGTGACAGCACTGTAGTGATCATCGCATTTTTATTGCTGGGCGGCGCAGTGGGTAAATCGGCGCAGCTGCCTTTGCAAACCTGGTTGCCGGATGCCATGGCAGGCCCAACACCTGTAAGTGCATTGATCCATGCCGCAACGATGGTAACTGCCGGCGTATACCTGATAGCCCGCACCAATGTATTGTTCACATTGTCTCCGGCAGCACAGGCCACTGTTGCCATCATAGGCGCGGTTACCTTATTGCTGGCAGGATGCAGTGCGTTTGTGCAGACAGATATCAAAAGAGTGCTGGCTTATTCCACCATCAGCCAGATAGGATACATGTTCCTCGCATTAGGTGTAGGCGCATGGTCTGCCGCTATCTTCCATTTCATTACACACGCTTTCTTCAAAGCTTTGCTCTTTATGAGCGCAGGCGCTATCATTGTTGCATTGCACCATGAGCAGGATATGTTTAAGATGGGCGGGCTGCGTAAAACATTGCGGGGTGTGTTCATTGTATTCCTCATTGGTTCCGCTTCACTGGCAGCATTGCCCTTTGTAACGGCAGGCTTCTACAGCAAAGACCAGATAGTATGGCTGGCATGGACCTCCGCACAGGGGCACGAAGCTTACTGGCTGGCTGCGCTCATCGGCGCTTTCATTACCGCGATGTATACTTTCAGGATGGTTTTCCTTGTGTTCTATGGAACGGAGAAAACACATGTACATCACCACCCCGGTAATAATATGATGATCCCGCTATACATCCTGGCGGCATTATCAACACTGGCAGGTTTTATTGAACTACCTCATACACTGGGACATCTTACGCTGCTCAGCGATTTCCTGGCACCTGTATTGCCCGCTGCAGCGGTACATCATGGCAGCACTGCACTGGAGTGGGTCTCCCAGGGCATTGCTGCCTTATTATCTTTCGGAGGTATTTACCTGGTATGGCGCATTTTACCTGTACCCTTCCCGGATGGATTGAAACAGTTCTGGAAGAACGGCTGGGGATTTGATGCCGCCTACAACGGGGTATTTGTAAAGCCCTTTGTATACCTCGCCCGCATCAACCGCAGGGATATCATCGATAAGCTATATACCGGCCTGGCCACGATCACCCGTTCTTTCCACCGCATGATGTCCGCCACACAAAGTGGTATCCTGCGCTGGTACATCATGGGGATTGTGATGGGCGCAGTAGTGATATTGAGTGTGATCATCTGGAGACAATATGCAGTTTGA
- the nuoF gene encoding NADH-quinone oxidoreductase subunit NuoF, translating to MERPLTQHITFPPLGLRAYEAVGGYQSVRKVLKDLAPQEITTLVKESNMKGRGGAGFSTGMKWSFVPMNVSGPKYLVVNADEMEPGTFKDRWLLEGNPHQLIEGMIVAAYAIQATESFVFLRWAYKTAAVEIRKAIREAYDAGYLGKNIMGSDFSLEMHLHTGVGRYMCGEETALLNSLEGKRATPRSKPPFPQVSGLFGRPTIVNNVETLCYIPHIINNGAAWFQSLSRTNDGGTKIYGVSGRVKNPGAWELPMGITMRELIEEHAGGMQEGYRFRGVLPGGASTDFLVEEHLDIKMDFAGVAAAGSRLGTGTMVVLDDRTCPVGFVHNLEHFFAQESCGFCTPCREGLPWTEKLLLAIERGEGREEDLAILSSHTKMMGPGNTFCALAPGAMEPLQSALRYFRDDFEQHIREKRCPYHA from the coding sequence ATGGAACGTCCCTTAACACAACATATCACCTTTCCTCCGCTCGGTCTTCGTGCATATGAAGCCGTGGGTGGTTATCAGTCAGTACGGAAAGTGCTGAAGGACCTGGCACCACAGGAGATCACCACGCTGGTGAAAGAATCGAATATGAAGGGAAGGGGAGGCGCAGGTTTCAGCACCGGCATGAAGTGGAGCTTTGTACCGATGAATGTAAGTGGCCCCAAGTACCTGGTGGTAAATGCAGATGAAATGGAGCCGGGTACCTTTAAAGACCGCTGGCTGCTGGAAGGTAACCCGCATCAGCTGATAGAAGGTATGATCGTGGCTGCTTATGCTATCCAGGCTACGGAGTCTTTCGTATTCCTGCGCTGGGCCTATAAAACGGCGGCGGTAGAAATACGCAAAGCAATCCGGGAAGCCTATGATGCCGGTTATCTCGGCAAAAATATAATGGGTTCAGACTTTTCGCTGGAAATGCATTTGCATACCGGCGTGGGAAGATACATGTGCGGAGAAGAAACAGCCCTGCTGAATTCCCTGGAAGGGAAGAGGGCCACACCACGCTCCAAACCGCCCTTCCCGCAGGTGAGCGGTTTATTTGGAAGGCCCACTATCGTGAATAATGTGGAAACACTTTGTTACATCCCGCACATCATCAACAACGGCGCTGCATGGTTTCAGTCATTGAGCCGCACCAATGATGGTGGCACCAAGATCTACGGCGTCAGCGGGCGTGTAAAGAATCCGGGTGCCTGGGAACTACCGATGGGTATCACCATGCGGGAATTAATTGAAGAACATGCAGGCGGCATGCAGGAAGGTTACAGGTTTCGGGGTGTATTACCCGGCGGCGCCTCTACGGACTTCCTGGTAGAAGAACACCTGGATATCAAAATGGATTTTGCCGGGGTGGCCGCAGCAGGCAGCCGCTTAGGCACGGGTACGATGGTGGTGCTGGACGACAGGACCTGCCCCGTTGGTTTCGTGCATAACCTGGAACACTTCTTTGCACAGGAATCCTGCGGTTTCTGTACTCCCTGCCGGGAAGGCCTCCCATGGACGGAGAAACTGCTGCTGGCGATAGAGCGAGGAGAGGGAAGAGAAGAAGACCTTGCCATCCTAAGCTCACATACCAAAATGATGGGTCCCGGCAATACCTTCTGCGCATTAGCGCCCGGTGCCATGGAACCATTGCAGAGCGCACTCAGATATTTCAGGGATGATTTTGAACAACATATCAGGGAAAAGAGATGCCCTTATCATGCTTAA
- the nuoE gene encoding NADH-quinone oxidoreductase subunit NuoE has protein sequence MLTTSEKEQIEKEIRQVPVKKAACIEALKIVQDHRRWVSDEGIQDVADILEMSAEEVDSIATFYNLIFRQPVGRHIILLCDSISCYVMGYKELHQQIVQLLGIQYGQTTPDGRFTLLPNPCLGTCDHAPALMVDHDLYRDLKKEELENILAKYT, from the coding sequence ATGTTAACTACTTCTGAAAAGGAACAGATCGAAAAGGAGATCCGGCAGGTGCCGGTTAAAAAGGCTGCCTGCATTGAAGCATTGAAGATTGTACAGGACCACCGCAGATGGGTATCTGATGAAGGTATCCAGGATGTGGCAGATATCCTGGAAATGAGCGCGGAGGAAGTGGACAGCATCGCAACTTTCTATAACCTGATCTTTCGTCAACCCGTTGGCCGCCACATTATCCTGCTTTGCGACAGCATCAGCTGTTATGTGATGGGCTACAAAGAACTGCACCAGCAGATCGTGCAATTACTCGGTATTCAATACGGTCAAACCACACCGGACGGACGTTTTACATTACTTCCCAATCCTTGCCTCGGTACCTGCGATCATGCACCTGCGCTGATGGTAGACCATGATCTGTACCGCGACCTGAAGAAAGAAGAACTGGAAAACATCCTGGCAAAATATACCTGA
- the nuoJ gene encoding NADH-quinone oxidoreductase subunit J: MGAAFYIAGTIAVLSTLMVITRYNIMHALLYLVVSFLSVAVIFYLYGAPFMAALEVIVYAGAIMVLIIFFVMMLNLGPQTAGDEQLWLTPRIWIGPSILCLVLLAELGYLIVQQSSVADDIVVVDPKTVGKSLFGPYILAVELAGMLLMAGIVGAYHLGRQRKKITHRFLERTSS, encoded by the coding sequence ATGGGAGCAGCATTCTATATCGCAGGCACAATAGCAGTATTATCCACCCTGATGGTGATCACCCGGTATAACATCATGCATGCCTTGTTGTACCTCGTGGTATCCTTCTTAAGTGTGGCAGTGATCTTCTATTTGTATGGCGCTCCTTTTATGGCTGCGCTGGAAGTGATCGTTTATGCAGGTGCTATCATGGTACTCATTATATTTTTTGTAATGATGCTGAACCTTGGCCCGCAAACGGCAGGGGACGAACAATTATGGCTAACGCCGCGGATCTGGATAGGGCCATCCATCCTTTGCCTGGTATTACTGGCAGAGCTGGGGTACCTCATTGTACAGCAATCTTCGGTGGCAGATGATATTGTGGTGGTAGACCCGAAAACAGTGGGCAAAAGTTTGTTCGGTCCCTACATTCTGGCGGTGGAGTTGGCGGGCATGTTGCTGATGGCCGGGATCGTAGGGGCCTATCATTTAGGCCGGCAAAGAAAAAAGATCACTCACAGGTTCCTTGAAAGAACATCATCATGA
- the nuoH gene encoding NADH-quinone oxidoreductase subunit NuoH has product MQATAINYWWVIGGVLFTLLNTAAGLIWLERRMLALWQDRYGPNRAGPFGLFIVLADTLKLFFKEDWIPPFADKVVFVFAPAIVVASVLMSFTVIPFAPNILVADFNIGLLFFLAMSSLGVYSIVLGGWASNNKYALLGAMRGASQMISYEVFMGLALMGVVLLSGSFNLREIVEAQKGMWNIVPQFLGFVIFLIAGVAETHRLPFDIPEAESELVAGFHAEYSGMKFGMFFIGEYLGVTLVSAMVVALYFGGWMGPAFLPGVVWFILKTFVFISLFILMRAAMPRPRYDQLMEYGWKVLFPLSLLNLLVTAAIILIMKEA; this is encoded by the coding sequence ATGCAAGCAACTGCAATCAATTACTGGTGGGTCATAGGCGGGGTATTGTTTACATTACTCAATACCGCTGCAGGCCTGATATGGCTGGAACGCAGAATGCTGGCTTTGTGGCAGGACCGTTACGGGCCTAACCGTGCGGGGCCTTTCGGATTATTTATTGTGCTGGCGGACACACTGAAGCTGTTCTTTAAAGAAGACTGGATACCACCGTTTGCAGATAAGGTAGTGTTTGTATTTGCACCGGCTATTGTAGTGGCCAGCGTGCTGATGAGCTTTACAGTGATCCCTTTTGCGCCCAATATATTAGTGGCAGATTTTAATATCGGTTTGCTGTTCTTCCTGGCCATGTCTTCATTGGGAGTGTACAGCATTGTGTTGGGGGGATGGGCCTCCAACAACAAATATGCACTGCTGGGTGCTATGCGCGGCGCTTCGCAGATGATCAGTTATGAAGTGTTCATGGGGCTGGCGCTGATGGGAGTGGTATTGCTGAGTGGCAGTTTTAACCTGCGGGAGATCGTGGAGGCACAGAAAGGTATGTGGAATATCGTTCCGCAGTTCCTGGGATTTGTGATCTTCCTGATAGCAGGTGTGGCAGAAACACACCGCCTGCCCTTTGATATACCGGAAGCGGAAAGTGAACTGGTGGCAGGTTTTCACGCGGAATATTCCGGTATGAAGTTCGGTATGTTCTTCATCGGGGAATACCTGGGTGTAACACTCGTTTCTGCCATGGTGGTGGCCCTGTACTTCGGTGGTTGGATGGGGCCGGCTTTTCTGCCCGGCGTAGTATGGTTCATCCTTAAAACATTTGTTTTTATTTCCCTGTTCATCCTCATGCGTGCGGCCATGCCGCGGCCAAGGTATGATCAGTTAATGGAGTACGGCTGGAAAGTATTGTTTCCGCTATCGCTCCTCAACCTGCTCGTAACAGCAGCTATTATACTTATTATGAAGGAAGCTTAA
- the nuoI gene encoding NADH-quinone oxidoreductase subunit NuoI: protein MFSLIRSMWLVFLHMFHKRETYQYPEEKAPLPARWRGRIALTRDPDGGERCVGCYLCAAACPVDCISLQATEDPDGRRYPAFFRINFSRCIFCGFCEEACPTYAIQLLPDFEMAEYNRQNLVYEKEHLLINSQGKYPGYNYYKVAGMAIGGKDKGEAAKEEPPVDVKSLLP, encoded by the coding sequence ATGTTCAGTCTGATCAGAAGCATGTGGCTGGTTTTTCTACATATGTTCCATAAAAGGGAAACCTATCAATACCCGGAAGAAAAAGCTCCATTGCCGGCACGCTGGCGGGGCCGCATAGCTCTTACACGCGATCCGGATGGTGGTGAACGCTGCGTGGGTTGTTATCTCTGCGCAGCTGCCTGCCCGGTGGATTGCATTTCGCTGCAGGCTACAGAAGACCCTGATGGCAGAAGGTATCCTGCCTTCTTCCGCATCAATTTTTCCCGTTGCATCTTCTGCGGTTTCTGTGAGGAAGCATGCCCTACCTATGCTATTCAGCTGTTGCCTGATTTTGAGATGGCGGAATATAACCGGCAGAACCTGGTATATGAAAAGGAACACCTGCTCATCAACAGCCAGGGCAAATATCCCGGATATAATTATTACAAAGTAGCAGGTATGGCTATCGGCGGTAAAGATAAAGGGGAAGCCGCAAAAGAAGAACCGCCGGTAGACGTTAAAAGCTTATTACCATAA
- the nuoK gene encoding NADH-quinone oxidoreductase subunit NuoK: MITSTTAGLILAGVLFVLGLISMLIRRNIIFMLISVEIMLNAAGLAFIVAAARWGQPDGQIMFMFILAMAAAEVSVGLALILQLYHQLKTLDSDEASKMRG; encoded by the coding sequence ATGATCACCTCCACTACAGCAGGGTTGATCCTTGCAGGCGTTTTATTTGTACTGGGCCTTATCAGCATGCTGATAAGGCGCAATATCATCTTTATGCTGATCTCCGTTGAGATCATGCTGAATGCTGCAGGGCTGGCCTTCATTGTTGCTGCTGCACGCTGGGGGCAGCCGGACGGGCAGATCATGTTCATGTTCATCCTGGCCATGGCAGCAGCAGAAGTATCTGTTGGCCTGGCCCTGATCTTACAGTTATATCACCAGTTAAAAACATTGGATAGTGACGAAGCCAGTAAAATGAGAGGATAA
- the nuoG gene encoding NADH-quinone oxidoreductase subunit NuoG yields the protein MATIYIDNKPFDVKDSKNLLEACLQLGLDLPYFCWHPAMGSVGACRQCAIKTFKDEDDKKGRIVMSCMEPVKDNVRISVSDIEATEFRNQVIGLLMTNHPHDCAVCDEGGACHLQDMTVMTGHSYRDYRFTKRTHRNQDLGPFLNHEMNRCIQCYRCVRFYKDYAGGKDLNVFAANNKVFFGRQKDGKLESEFSGNLAEVCPTGVFTDKTLLSHYTRKWDMTYAPSICQGCSVGCNISAGERYGSIRQITNRYNGEVNGYFLCDRGRYGYEFVNSSQRIHHPALRPHHNGTPDKDYIVNHVANKLRSGKAIGIGSPRASLESNFALRQLVGEKHFYLGMSDIDHDHTALALKILRDGPVRTPSLHEMEKADMVLILGEDVTNTAPMMALAVRQAVRQEPMHNAMNEVHIAAWQDAAVREAVQEKKGPCYILHTFPTPLDELATQVQRGAPDNLARLAFAVSHELDASIPAVTGLSETETALVKEITAALLAAEHPLIISGFGSGYDSFMKAAANISWALHKQGKQPMLSLTVPECNSLGLEMLGGHRLDSALDVLQHGDADTIVILENDLYRRADKHVIDELFRHAKEVILIDHLYNQTAERATVILPAGTFAEADGTIVNNEGRAQRYYQVFVPKGEVQESWRWCLQIAQAAGIARLNGLVNLDDITWAMCVAVPALEKVQQLAPHADFRIAGQKVPREPHRYSGRTAMTANENVSEPKPPEDIDTPLSFTMEGFRGEAPAPLIPFFWSPGWNSVQAINKYQTEIGGALHGGDPGKRLLEPRKDAAVHFFTEAPEPYVPIPGHVHLVPIYQIFGSEELSMHTRGIAKSAAEFFCIYMNPEDLHEWNIEPGAWFNFEIDGHSYVMNATPNNWLPRGIAAINAGLPKAEVVDIPQCIRFIHSSTV from the coding sequence ATGGCAACTATATATATCGACAACAAACCTTTTGACGTAAAGGACAGTAAGAACCTCCTGGAGGCCTGCCTGCAGCTGGGGCTGGACCTTCCTTACTTCTGCTGGCACCCTGCCATGGGGTCAGTAGGCGCATGCAGGCAATGTGCCATTAAAACCTTTAAGGATGAAGATGATAAGAAAGGCCGCATTGTAATGAGTTGTATGGAGCCGGTGAAAGATAATGTGCGTATATCCGTAAGCGATATAGAAGCCACGGAGTTCCGTAACCAGGTGATAGGCCTGCTGATGACAAACCATCCGCACGACTGTGCCGTATGTGACGAAGGCGGTGCCTGTCATTTACAGGATATGACGGTGATGACGGGACACAGTTACCGTGATTACCGTTTTACAAAACGTACGCATCGCAACCAGGATCTGGGCCCCTTCCTGAATCACGAAATGAACCGTTGTATCCAATGTTACCGTTGTGTAAGATTCTATAAAGATTATGCCGGAGGAAAAGACCTGAATGTATTTGCAGCAAATAATAAAGTGTTCTTTGGCCGGCAGAAAGATGGTAAGCTGGAAAGCGAATTTAGTGGCAACCTTGCTGAGGTCTGTCCTACCGGGGTTTTTACCGATAAAACCCTTTTATCCCACTATACCCGGAAATGGGACATGACCTATGCGCCCTCTATCTGCCAGGGCTGCTCCGTTGGTTGTAACATCAGTGCCGGGGAACGTTATGGTTCCATCCGCCAGATCACCAACCGTTACAATGGAGAAGTGAACGGTTACTTCCTGTGCGACAGGGGGCGTTATGGTTATGAATTTGTGAACAGTTCGCAGCGCATCCATCATCCGGCATTACGCCCGCATCACAACGGCACGCCGGATAAGGATTACATTGTTAACCACGTGGCCAATAAACTCCGCTCCGGAAAGGCCATTGGCATTGGCTCTCCGCGCGCCAGCCTGGAATCTAATTTCGCATTGCGCCAGCTGGTGGGTGAAAAGCATTTTTACCTGGGTATGTCTGATATTGATCATGACCATACCGCACTGGCACTTAAAATACTGCGCGATGGCCCTGTGCGCACACCTTCCCTGCATGAAATGGAGAAAGCAGATATGGTGCTGATCCTGGGAGAAGATGTAACCAATACCGCCCCGATGATGGCACTGGCGGTACGGCAGGCAGTAAGGCAGGAACCCATGCATAATGCTATGAACGAAGTGCATATTGCTGCATGGCAGGATGCTGCCGTAAGAGAAGCCGTGCAGGAAAAGAAAGGCCCCTGTTACATCCTGCACACATTCCCTACACCTTTGGACGAACTGGCCACGCAGGTACAGCGCGGGGCACCGGATAACCTTGCCCGCCTGGCATTTGCGGTGAGTCATGAACTGGATGCGTCCATACCTGCGGTGACGGGCCTCAGTGAAACAGAAACCGCATTGGTGAAAGAAATAACAGCAGCTTTACTGGCAGCAGAACATCCTTTGATCATCAGTGGCTTTGGCAGCGGTTATGATTCCTTTATGAAAGCAGCAGCCAATATCAGCTGGGCATTACATAAACAGGGTAAGCAACCGATGCTGAGCCTTACTGTTCCGGAATGCAACAGCCTGGGGCTTGAAATGCTGGGCGGTCATCGCCTGGATTCTGCACTGGATGTATTGCAGCACGGAGATGCGGATACGATCGTGATCCTCGAGAACGATCTGTACCGAAGGGCAGATAAACACGTGATAGACGAGCTGTTCCGGCATGCAAAAGAAGTGATCCTGATAGATCATCTGTATAATCAAACGGCGGAACGCGCTACCGTGATCCTGCCTGCGGGCACCTTTGCAGAAGCAGATGGTACCATCGTAAACAACGAAGGCCGTGCACAACGTTATTACCAGGTATTTGTGCCTAAGGGAGAGGTCCAGGAAAGCTGGCGCTGGTGTTTGCAGATTGCACAGGCAGCGGGTATCGCCCGCCTCAACGGACTGGTGAACCTGGATGATATCACCTGGGCTATGTGCGTAGCTGTTCCTGCACTGGAAAAAGTGCAGCAACTGGCGCCGCATGCAGACTTCCGCATAGCAGGCCAGAAAGTACCGCGTGAACCACACCGCTATAGCGGGCGTACGGCCATGACTGCCAATGAAAACGTAAGTGAACCCAAACCGCCTGAAGATATAGATACCCCACTGTCCTTCACCATGGAAGGTTTCAGGGGAGAAGCACCTGCGCCTTTAATTCCTTTCTTCTGGTCTCCCGGCTGGAACTCGGTGCAGGCTATCAATAAGTACCAGACGGAAATAGGTGGTGCGCTGCATGGCGGAGATCCGGGAAAACGTTTACTGGAACCGCGTAAAGATGCCGCTGTTCATTTTTTTACAGAAGCGCCTGAACCTTACGTGCCGATTCCCGGGCATGTGCACCTGGTGCCTATTTATCAGATTTTCGGTTCAGAGGAATTAAGCATGCATACACGTGGCATTGCAAAAAGCGCTGCTGAATTCTTCTGCATCTATATGAACCCGGAAGACCTGCACGAATGGAATATAGAGCCGGGCGCCTGGTTCAACTTTGAAATAGATGGGCATTCCTATGTGATGAACGCAACACCCAATAACTGGTTGCCAAGAGGAATTGCCGCTATCAATGCAGGGCTGCCGAAAGCAGAGGTGGTGGATATTCCACAATGTATCCGTTTCATTCATTCATCAACCGTATAG
- the nuoC gene encoding NADH-quinone oxidoreductase subunit C/D, which produces MPPSIFNTLCSRFGENIFHEQLTRDETPTIWTPQGKIIAVLEYLRTDVEQPYRMFYDLTAIDERAIKAKYNGTGDFTLVYHLFSFERNAFVRLKVALRGEHPKHPSCTDLWPCANWYEREVFDMFGIVFEGHPLLKRILMPVTWEGHPLRKEHPARATEMGPFRLFDEKEDREQAALQFNPEEWGLKRQSEDSDFMFLNIGPQHPGTHGVLRIILQLDGEDIVDAVPDIGFHHRGAEKMGERQSWHTYIPYTDRIDYLGGVNNNLAYLLSVEKLAGIQIPERAEVIRVMLCELFRIASHLVWYGTFAQDVGQLSPVFYMFTDRERIFEIIEAICGGRMHPNWFRIGGVAQDLPNGWDTLVRGFVKYFPKKLKEYDKMVMRNALFKARTVGIGVFTLEEAIDWGATGPNLRACGMEWDMRKKRPYSGYEKYDFDIPTGQNGDCYDRAQVRVNEMWQSLRIIEQCLENMPAGPYKSDHPLTTPPIKQFTMQDIETLIHHFLNVSWGPVIPAGEAMIVTEATKGWNSYYLTSDGNTSPYRVRVRTPSFAHMQMLPYISRGYTVADMLSILGAMDYVLADIDR; this is translated from the coding sequence ATGCCCCCGAGCATCTTTAATACCCTCTGCTCCCGGTTCGGTGAGAACATTTTCCACGAACAGCTCACCCGGGATGAGACGCCCACCATCTGGACGCCACAAGGGAAGATCATTGCCGTACTGGAATACCTCCGCACAGATGTGGAGCAACCCTACCGCATGTTCTACGACCTTACTGCCATTGATGAGCGTGCCATCAAAGCAAAATACAACGGCACCGGGGACTTTACCCTCGTTTATCATCTCTTCTCCTTTGAACGCAATGCGTTTGTACGTTTAAAAGTAGCGTTGCGGGGCGAACACCCCAAACACCCCAGCTGTACAGATCTCTGGCCCTGCGCCAACTGGTACGAAAGGGAAGTGTTTGATATGTTCGGTATTGTGTTTGAAGGCCACCCCTTGCTGAAACGCATCCTCATGCCTGTCACCTGGGAAGGGCATCCGCTCCGCAAGGAGCATCCCGCCCGCGCCACGGAAATGGGCCCGTTCCGCCTCTTTGATGAGAAAGAGGATAGGGAGCAGGCAGCCCTGCAGTTTAATCCTGAAGAATGGGGCTTAAAACGCCAAAGCGAAGATTCTGATTTCATGTTCCTCAACATCGGCCCGCAACACCCCGGAACGCACGGTGTACTGCGCATCATCCTGCAACTGGATGGAGAAGATATTGTGGATGCCGTGCCGGATATCGGTTTTCACCACCGCGGCGCAGAGAAAATGGGAGAACGGCAATCCTGGCATACTTACATTCCTTATACAGACAGGATAGATTACCTGGGTGGTGTGAATAATAACCTCGCCTACCTGCTCTCCGTTGAAAAGCTCGCAGGGATACAGATCCCTGAACGCGCAGAGGTGATCAGGGTAATGCTCTGCGAACTTTTCCGCATTGCCAGCCACCTGGTATGGTATGGCACCTTTGCGCAGGATGTGGGGCAGCTCTCTCCCGTGTTCTATATGTTCACAGACAGGGAACGCATCTTTGAGATCATAGAAGCTATCTGCGGCGGACGCATGCATCCCAACTGGTTCCGTATCGGTGGTGTGGCGCAGGACCTGCCCAACGGATGGGATACACTCGTGCGCGGCTTCGTTAAATACTTTCCAAAGAAATTAAAGGAGTACGACAAGATGGTGATGCGCAATGCGCTCTTCAAAGCACGTACGGTTGGTATTGGTGTGTTCACACTGGAAGAAGCAATAGACTGGGGCGCTACAGGCCCTAATCTCCGTGCTTGCGGCATGGAATGGGATATGCGTAAAAAACGCCCGTACAGCGGATATGAAAAATACGATTTTGATATTCCCACAGGGCAGAACGGCGATTGTTACGACCGGGCACAGGTGCGGGTGAATGAAATGTGGCAAAGCCTGCGCATCATAGAACAATGCCTGGAAAATATGCCTGCAGGGCCGTATAAATCAGATCATCCTTTAACCACACCTCCCATCAAACAGTTCACCATGCAGGATATTGAAACACTCATTCACCACTTCCTGAATGTGAGCTGGGGCCCCGTGATACCAGCCGGCGAAGCCATGATCGTTACAGAGGCCACCAAAGGCTGGAACAGTTATTATCTCACGAGCGACGGCAATACATCACCCTACCGCGTGAGGGTGCGCACACCATCGTTCGCGCATATGCAAATGCTGCCTTATATCAGTCGCGGATATACGGTAGCGGATATGTTATCTATCCTGGGCGCGATGGATTATGTGCTGGCTGATATTGATCGTTAA